A region from the Thermococcus barophilus MP genome encodes:
- a CDS encoding COG1470 family protein, translating into MKRGILIFLIFLSALPSLQALQGEPIFNGHLTTYDAIGVGNFTIQLQLSLSGEPYLMVTNKTQIVWFGKAIFGKQIEFGNFTLIIGKWANERLHVLIYGPDTKVQKVQRAEKFRVRYQPLVVEATPRTTLKLPIEIENPTMDNLTLTFDLVDVPNTWKAHFETSERAYSLKQLLLGPEKNIRLYLIVDIPANARTDKVRFRINSFVGEIKIEFPDKEHKENTTITIPYSQLRVSCDERAEFPIIVENYGEETFAIFRVLEKPQNWNVDFYDSENQKTRVLFLKPNEKKVVYLVAEKPYTGPNEGKIKVLINGNRYQFNVSFLGECRTQHISVKIRVFNEDLVPIKYPIVKFGNLTKIGDSEGRVEFELNPGTYTMTLAAKGYRNKTINLSLSLAENRELDVILEKEPSKVELSFETLDVELNEEYTTVKFILKNLGYEEREIMFDLSGPENIRWWVLKSPTSEKALSILKLGPNEISVLYLKLKAKDMHSGTYNLTFRVLTTENITEKVLRLHVLENPKIKIILDSYYYETQDKITIPVKVRNAGNTKLENLSLVAEVPEGWSYEVSQSNFALEPGETQEIEIKIKTDRREGEYSVQVCVLNEVKETCDFVIIRVTKPDSLIYAFSWIISVIGVILIGNLRKRQ; encoded by the coding sequence GTGAAAAGAGGTATCCTCATATTCTTAATATTTTTATCAGCTCTCCCTTCTTTACAAGCCCTACAAGGAGAGCCCATCTTTAATGGACACCTAACCACCTATGACGCCATAGGAGTGGGTAATTTTACAATACAGCTTCAGCTCAGCCTTTCTGGAGAACCATACTTGATGGTTACAAACAAAACCCAAATAGTGTGGTTTGGAAAGGCAATATTCGGGAAGCAAATTGAATTTGGAAATTTCACTCTTATCATCGGCAAGTGGGCAAATGAAAGGCTACATGTTCTTATCTATGGTCCAGATACAAAAGTTCAGAAAGTTCAAAGGGCTGAGAAATTCAGGGTTAGATACCAACCACTTGTTGTAGAAGCTACTCCAAGAACTACACTAAAATTACCAATTGAAATAGAGAATCCCACAATGGACAACCTAACCTTAACATTTGACCTGGTAGATGTGCCCAATACTTGGAAAGCTCACTTTGAAACTTCTGAAAGGGCTTACTCACTCAAACAGCTACTTCTTGGACCAGAGAAAAATATCAGGCTGTATTTAATAGTTGATATCCCTGCTAACGCAAGAACTGACAAGGTTAGGTTCAGAATAAACAGCTTTGTAGGAGAGATCAAAATAGAATTTCCCGACAAAGAGCATAAAGAGAATACAACAATCACAATCCCCTATTCACAACTTCGGGTTTCATGCGATGAAAGGGCTGAGTTTCCAATTATTGTAGAAAACTATGGAGAAGAAACTTTTGCGATATTTAGAGTACTCGAGAAGCCACAAAACTGGAATGTCGATTTTTATGATAGTGAAAATCAAAAGACCAGAGTTCTGTTTCTGAAACCCAACGAGAAAAAAGTTGTGTACTTAGTTGCTGAAAAACCATATACTGGCCCAAATGAAGGAAAAATCAAGGTGCTTATCAACGGAAATAGATATCAATTCAATGTCAGCTTTCTCGGTGAGTGTAGAACCCAACATATAAGTGTAAAAATACGAGTCTTCAATGAGGACTTAGTCCCAATCAAATATCCAATCGTGAAATTTGGGAATCTAACAAAAATTGGAGACTCAGAAGGAAGAGTTGAGTTTGAACTAAATCCCGGGACCTATACAATGACATTAGCTGCCAAAGGATACAGAAACAAAACTATCAATTTGAGCCTTAGCCTCGCTGAGAACAGAGAGCTCGATGTCATCTTGGAAAAAGAACCTTCGAAGGTCGAATTGTCCTTTGAAACATTAGATGTAGAGCTGAATGAGGAATACACTACTGTAAAGTTTATTCTCAAAAATTTGGGTTACGAGGAAAGAGAGATAATGTTTGATTTATCTGGACCCGAGAACATAAGGTGGTGGGTGCTTAAAAGCCCAACTTCAGAGAAAGCTCTCTCAATTCTCAAGCTGGGACCTAATGAAATTTCTGTCCTGTATCTAAAGCTGAAAGCCAAAGATATGCACTCTGGAACTTACAACCTGACATTTAGGGTGTTAACTACAGAGAACATCACAGAGAAAGTTCTCAGACTTCACGTTCTCGAGAATCCAAAGATTAAGATAATTCTGGATTCCTACTATTATGAGACTCAAGATAAAATAACAATTCCAGTGAAAGTGCGAAATGCGGGGAATACAAAACTGGAAAACCTATCTCTGGTTGCTGAAGTCCCCGAAGGCTGGTCATATGAAGTATCACAATCAAACTTTGCTCTCGAGCCCGGGGAAACGCAAGAAATTGAAATTAAAATAAAAACTGACAGGAGAGAGGGGGAGTATAGTGTGCAGGTATGCGTTCTAAATGAGGTAAAAGAAACCTGTGACTTTGTTATAATCAGAGTGACGAAGCCTGATTCACTTATCTATGCCTTTTCATGGATTATCTCAGTGATTGGGGTGATACTAATTGGAAATTTGAGAAAAAGACAATAA
- a CDS encoding metal-dependent hydrolase: MMGLTHIVFSIFFYGATASIFNLPITRGILAIVAFGALVPDIDNPTSSIGMLFLPLSKWINKRYGHRTITHSLWFWLGGTCLSLAIAYPVGELTYAVAFSMGTLSHLIADGMTKTGVMLFWPNSRPVYFIPQRLTVKTNSRQELVVFIIFSFLAVSTVGIYYIGWRSVFRSAMPTFVGARNLYLEKGCREGEAYRVFVKLTYCEGFCYDLEGEIIGAGYERFYLATPRGYFEVTENRVPKVYWMKTRGPYYTKILPLRDVMNQKLQLSPFDVVLTNKVPRYIKDVDLNEILKENPGAEVKIYKYKGALK, encoded by the coding sequence ATGATGGGGCTTACCCACATTGTCTTTTCAATATTCTTTTATGGAGCAACAGCTTCTATCTTCAATCTTCCAATAACAAGAGGCATCCTCGCAATAGTGGCATTTGGGGCTTTGGTTCCTGACATTGATAATCCAACCAGCAGTATAGGGATGTTATTCCTACCCCTTTCAAAATGGATTAACAAACGTTATGGACACAGAACGATCACACACAGCCTCTGGTTCTGGCTGGGAGGAACGTGTTTATCATTGGCAATTGCATATCCAGTAGGAGAACTAACGTATGCTGTGGCTTTTTCTATGGGAACACTAAGTCATCTTATAGCAGATGGGATGACCAAGACAGGAGTAATGCTCTTCTGGCCAAATTCACGACCAGTTTACTTTATTCCACAGAGGCTCACGGTGAAGACAAACTCAAGGCAGGAGCTTGTGGTCTTCATTATATTCTCATTCTTGGCTGTCTCGACAGTTGGCATCTACTACATCGGCTGGCGTTCTGTTTTCAGATCAGCCATGCCAACTTTTGTTGGTGCAAGGAATCTTTATCTTGAAAAAGGCTGCCGTGAGGGTGAGGCTTATCGGGTTTTTGTAAAGCTCACATACTGTGAAGGCTTTTGCTATGATTTGGAGGGGGAAATCATTGGAGCTGGTTATGAGAGATTTTATCTTGCAACACCAAGGGGATACTTTGAGGTTACAGAGAACAGGGTTCCCAAAGTTTATTGGATGAAGACGAGAGGGCCCTATTACACAAAAATACTCCCTTTAAGGGACGTTATGAATCAAAAGCTTCAGTTGAGCCCCTTTGATGTTGTTCTAACAAATAAAGTGCCGAGATACATCAAGGATGTAGACTTGAATGAAATTCTCAAAGAGAACCCTGGGGCTGAAGTAAAGATTTACAAGTACAAGGGGGCTCTTAAGTGA
- a CDS encoding ATP-binding protein has product MREELKQEILKELNKGNHILLRGQHGVGKTYLVNELLQENDRASQIWLYFPQPKPPKAILLEILKMVLEDGEANEKWKSYKRGSIPQLAQYIANELNRREFSMVIILDDFHTITTTSATAFRLLIEGTKKVKLLCVANDEYVDKLYKKPEMKRLVWELKTIEMEPFTEEEAKKFIEEESSRLGLSLSKQMKERILKNCNRNALCIKSQLEALKKGEELRENEHGAIQDKPINLFPILVILAFSLVAFKYISRGTGDKELYSFGSFISMMLYFAFKSLVVYPVRND; this is encoded by the coding sequence ATGAGGGAAGAACTCAAACAAGAGATTTTAAAGGAACTCAATAAGGGGAACCATATCCTGCTAAGGGGTCAGCATGGAGTCGGCAAAACTTATCTTGTCAATGAACTGCTCCAAGAGAATGACAGAGCATCTCAAATATGGCTTTACTTCCCCCAGCCGAAGCCTCCAAAGGCAATTCTCCTTGAGATTCTGAAAATGGTTCTTGAAGATGGAGAAGCCAACGAAAAGTGGAAGAGCTATAAGAGGGGGAGCATACCACAGCTGGCTCAATATATTGCCAACGAACTGAATAGGAGAGAATTCTCAATGGTCATAATCCTCGATGATTTTCACACAATCACCACAACTTCAGCGACAGCGTTTCGACTTCTTATAGAGGGAACTAAGAAAGTAAAACTTCTCTGCGTTGCCAATGACGAGTATGTGGACAAGCTCTACAAGAAGCCCGAGATGAAAAGGCTCGTATGGGAACTTAAGACCATTGAAATGGAGCCCTTCACTGAAGAAGAAGCAAAGAAATTTATCGAAGAGGAGTCGTCAAGGCTTGGACTTTCATTGAGCAAACAAATGAAAGAGCGGATTTTGAAGAACTGCAACAGAAATGCTCTCTGCATTAAGAGCCAGCTTGAAGCTCTGAAAAAAGGTGAAGAGCTGAGGGAGAATGAACACGGAGCAATTCAGGACAAGCCTATTAATCTTTTTCCAATACTTGTGATTTTAGCTTTCAGCCTTGTCGCTTTCAAGTACATTTCAAGGGGCACAGGAGACAAGGAGCTCTACAGCTTTGGCAGCTTTATCTCAATGATGCTTTACTTTGCATTCAAGAGCTTGGTGGTGTATCCCGTGAGAAACGACTGA
- a CDS encoding phospholipase D-like domain-containing protein: protein MLKKSLVIVIPLLLLLLSSGCIDTKTISFTSSVSTPTVSPRETQQTITQTHNDNYSKELQYWKSKYLELERKYNLTKEAYDNLTKLNKELELKIRNLTVQLQIMNQSLQKSVNMTVKFFKEKTYYEKLYKSCSANLTKLNRSYLSCKSQLSQLQNQESTKTYLLIDQEYYHKALILINQANESIYLIMYVAKYDAGDSFDWANDLINALIKAKQRGVDVHVILDNYPNVNEATKEYLAKYGIDVRFDSPSKTTHAKILIIDGKVVLIGSHNWTESALYYNHEVSVLVYSEDFAKELISYFYSIR, encoded by the coding sequence ATGTTGAAAAAAAGTCTTGTTATTGTCATACCACTCCTACTGCTACTCTTAAGCTCGGGGTGTATAGACACCAAAACTATTTCCTTTACAAGTTCTGTCTCAACTCCTACAGTGAGTCCCCGAGAAACACAACAAACAATAACTCAAACTCATAACGACAATTATTCAAAAGAACTCCAATACTGGAAATCCAAATATCTCGAGCTGGAGAGAAAATACAATCTCACAAAAGAAGCCTATGATAATCTCACCAAGCTCAATAAAGAACTCGAATTAAAGATTAGAAATTTGACAGTCCAGCTCCAGATAATGAACCAAAGCCTTCAAAAATCTGTAAATATGACTGTTAAGTTCTTCAAAGAGAAGACATATTATGAAAAACTCTACAAAAGCTGTTCTGCAAACTTAACTAAGCTAAACCGGAGCTATCTTTCATGCAAATCTCAACTATCACAGCTTCAAAATCAAGAATCAACTAAAACTTATCTCCTAATAGACCAAGAGTATTACCATAAAGCCCTTATTCTTATTAATCAAGCCAATGAAAGCATCTACCTTATAATGTATGTTGCCAAATATGATGCTGGGGATTCGTTTGACTGGGCCAATGACCTGATAAATGCCCTCATAAAAGCCAAGCAAAGAGGTGTTGACGTCCATGTAATTTTAGACAACTATCCAAATGTAAACGAAGCTACAAAAGAATACTTGGCCAAATATGGAATTGACGTCCGCTTTGACTCTCCTTCAAAAACAACACATGCAAAAATCTTGATAATTGATGGAAAAGTCGTGCTGATAGGTAGCCACAACTGGACCGAAAGTGCTCTCTACTACAACCACGAAGTTAGCGTCTTAGTTTATTCAGAAGATTTCGCAAAAGAGCTTATCAGTTATTTCTATTCAATACGGTGA
- a CDS encoding HD domain-containing protein, producing the protein MDKSIDYTHLAKFLLEIGNLKNIPRSGWLFAGIQLPESVADHTFRTSIIGVILANLENVDMNKVVLMCLLHDLAEVRLLDLPARAKKYIKNKEELEKEIMKDLIDNLPTSIKRIFFDTFNEYQEKKSKEAIITHDADKLDMLLQAIEYSKQGYNTEEWIKDVLSSLITPTAKRIADVILRCKE; encoded by the coding sequence ATGGACAAGTCTATTGATTACACGCATTTAGCTAAATTTCTTTTAGAAATAGGAAATCTTAAGAATATTCCTCGTTCAGGTTGGTTATTTGCTGGTATCCAATTACCTGAATCAGTAGCAGATCACACGTTTAGAACTTCAATTATTGGAGTAATTTTAGCTAATCTAGAAAATGTCGACATGAATAAAGTTGTGCTAATGTGTTTATTACATGATTTGGCAGAAGTTAGATTATTAGACTTACCTGCCCGAGCTAAAAAATACATCAAAAACAAGGAGGAATTGGAGAAAGAGATTATGAAGGATTTAATAGATAATTTACCCACATCTATAAAGAGAATATTTTTTGATACATTTAATGAGTACCAAGAGAAGAAAAGTAAAGAAGCCATAATAACCCATGATGCAGACAAGTTAGATATGTTATTGCAAGCAATAGAATACAGCAAGCAGGGGTATAACACAGAAGAATGGATTAAGGATGTATTGTCTTCATTGATAACTCCAACTGCAAAAAGAATTGCTGATGTTATACTCAGGTGCAAAGAATGA
- a CDS encoding NACHT domain-containing protein, with translation MKKHKLSSYLNLMLNNLTKTQVPGILGLTVGDILKDEVFVDLPWKFLNKKEIRHDSLVLVIIDGMTMKNKSYLVLSNPGQGKSILLKKIFSKVKDQYKKNREFIPLFIEIRKISSFFEKHNNGKSFKTLLWKYLTEEEIPKFPLSYKEFENRINKGKIIFILDGLDEAPPSLLTSLNKDIEALGHCPLLISCRKNEYQLYVKNSELDQITEKIEILPMDYEKIETFVSNYIKYLYNLPEKNTMDKKINEPAGIISDFMDMLKNDKAILELAKYPLLLSMTIHLYLSEPQRLKHWNIYQLYFHYVTNIIAYETNKKQKHAKLDIDTKQKILTDLAGFLFKQNRTYFTIDELKEITNRFGVDVSLKDVKYNICNHSLIRSQGEHEYSFIHTSFQDYYTAKYIVKVLEYEKIKEGTEILKIHISSDIERFLKYMLKSLQKNAIEKVALSLKTIYNKIDLESINNNPKTKREISEIIMGKQQTAHYLAILIPYLSEDIKEDIENFLIGKLRTETNKFITRGIRVGLFRHANRKDILKEYLRLLEKDWEEREVNCGYYLMYYGDQVRSYIDLGKKDCENTVRNIIRHFLSINHKAGWPLDLITFRQCILQNEERRRLVISKGYLLEALYAIQKNLLEYMDDELTYNQLVKFINFLISLKDELEPETLSKIEDIKREIEKWRSKNGQVY, from the coding sequence ATGAAAAAACATAAGTTGAGTTCTTATCTAAATTTAATGCTCAATAATCTCACAAAAACACAGGTACCCGGTATCTTAGGGTTAACAGTGGGGGATATTCTAAAGGATGAAGTATTTGTTGATTTACCTTGGAAGTTTCTTAACAAAAAAGAGATTAGACATGATTCCTTAGTTTTGGTAATAATAGATGGAATGACAATGAAAAATAAAAGTTATTTAGTTTTGAGTAATCCAGGACAAGGAAAAAGTATTTTATTAAAAAAAATATTTAGTAAAGTTAAAGATCAATACAAGAAAAACAGAGAATTTATACCTTTATTTATTGAAATTAGGAAAATATCTTCATTTTTTGAAAAGCACAATAATGGAAAATCTTTTAAAACTCTTCTATGGAAATACCTAACTGAAGAGGAGATCCCCAAATTTCCACTTTCATATAAGGAATTTGAGAATAGAATCAACAAGGGAAAAATCATTTTCATACTAGACGGATTAGATGAAGCTCCTCCTTCACTTTTAACATCACTGAACAAAGATATCGAAGCACTTGGACATTGTCCGTTATTAATTTCGTGTAGAAAAAATGAGTATCAGTTGTATGTAAAAAATTCAGAATTGGATCAAATCACCGAAAAAATCGAGATTCTGCCTATGGATTACGAGAAAATAGAGACTTTTGTCAGTAACTATATCAAATATTTGTACAATCTTCCAGAAAAAAATACGATGGATAAAAAAATTAATGAACCTGCTGGAATTATTAGCGATTTTATGGATATGCTCAAAAATGACAAGGCAATTCTTGAACTTGCTAAATATCCTCTTCTCCTATCCATGACTATCCATCTTTATTTATCCGAACCTCAAAGACTAAAACATTGGAATATTTATCAATTGTATTTCCACTATGTTACTAATATAATAGCATATGAAACAAACAAAAAACAAAAACACGCAAAACTGGATATAGACACAAAGCAAAAAATTTTAACAGACTTAGCAGGTTTTTTATTTAAACAGAATAGAACGTACTTCACTATAGATGAACTAAAAGAAATAACAAATAGATTTGGAGTAGATGTTTCTTTAAAGGATGTCAAGTACAACATCTGTAATCATTCTCTTATACGAAGCCAAGGGGAACATGAATATTCTTTTATTCATACGTCCTTTCAAGATTATTATACCGCAAAATATATTGTGAAGGTCCTAGAATACGAAAAAATTAAAGAGGGTACAGAAATTTTAAAAATACATATTTCTTCAGATATTGAGCGATTCCTTAAATATATGTTAAAATCTCTTCAAAAAAATGCCATAGAGAAAGTTGCTCTTTCTCTGAAAACAATTTACAATAAAATCGATTTAGAAAGCATAAATAATAATCCAAAGACAAAGAGAGAGATAAGCGAGATAATTATGGGAAAACAACAGACAGCTCATTACCTAGCCATTTTGATTCCATATTTGTCAGAAGACATAAAGGAGGATATAGAGAATTTCCTTATAGGAAAATTAAGAACTGAAACAAACAAATTTATCACTAGAGGAATAAGAGTTGGATTATTTAGACATGCTAATAGGAAAGACATTCTCAAGGAGTATTTAAGACTTCTTGAGAAAGATTGGGAAGAACGTGAGGTTAATTGCGGATATTATCTAATGTACTATGGGGATCAAGTTAGATCGTATATTGATCTGGGGAAAAAAGACTGTGAAAACACTGTCCGTAATATAATACGCCACTTCTTATCTATTAACCACAAAGCTGGATGGCCTTTAGATCTTATAACTTTTCGTCAATGCATTCTTCAAAATGAAGAACGGAGAAGATTAGTTATATCCAAGGGATATTTATTAGAAGCTTTGTATGCCATTCAAAAAAACTTGTTAGAATATATGGATGATGAACTGACATATAACCAACTAGTAAAATTCATCAATTTTTTAATCTCCTTAAAAGATGAACTAGAGCCAGAAACATTATCTAAGATTGAAGATATCAAAAGAGAAATAGAAAAATGGAGGTCTAAAAATGGACAAGTCTATTGA
- a CDS encoding type IV toxin-antitoxin system AbiEi family antitoxin domain-containing protein translates to MNKMEVLTKLLELGEAFTIQEALDHLKIDRNLLKYYLKTLSEAGFIKRIGKGIYAITPDPNEPPSVHEFVLASLFVKPSAIAYWSALNYYGLTEQIPNITFVQTPRKRGYEKIVEFNNRKFKIVTVKPSKFFGLNTAKIGRRKVNITDPEKTIVDCLDKPRYCGGIIEVVKALKNASFNQEKLLQYAQRMENKAILKRLGYISERLGLGLEEKIQLSDKDRKSFSLLDPTMPAKGKFNYKWGLLVNVPKDYWEELEW, encoded by the coding sequence ATGAATAAAATGGAAGTCCTAACAAAGCTCTTAGAACTTGGAGAAGCATTCACAATTCAAGAAGCACTTGATCACCTTAAAATTGACAGGAATCTACTGAAGTATTATCTCAAAACTCTCTCTGAAGCAGGCTTCATAAAAAGGATTGGCAAGGGCATTTACGCTATAACACCAGATCCCAACGAACCACCTTCAGTCCACGAATTCGTTCTTGCCTCCCTCTTCGTAAAGCCAAGTGCCATAGCCTACTGGAGTGCTCTAAATTATTACGGCTTAACGGAGCAGATCCCCAACATCACCTTTGTGCAGACGCCAAGAAAGAGAGGTTACGAGAAAATCGTTGAATTCAACAATAGGAAGTTCAAAATAGTGACAGTAAAGCCCAGCAAGTTCTTTGGTCTGAATACAGCAAAGATTGGAAGAAGGAAAGTCAACATCACAGACCCAGAGAAGACCATAGTGGATTGCTTAGACAAGCCCAGATATTGTGGCGGAATAATCGAGGTTGTGAAAGCCTTAAAGAATGCAAGCTTTAACCAGGAGAAGCTTTTACAGTACGCTCAAAGAATGGAAAACAAAGCAATTTTGAAGAGGCTGGGATATATCAGTGAACGACTGGGTTTAGGGTTGGAGGAAAAAATTCAACTTTCAGATAAAGATAGAAAAAGTTTTTCACTCCTTGATCCAACGATGCCTGCCAAGGGGAAGTTTAACTACAAATGGGGACTTCTGGTAAACGTTCCCAAAGATTACTGGGAGGAGTTGGAATGGTGA